Proteins encoded in a region of the Globicephala melas chromosome 1, mGloMel1.2, whole genome shotgun sequence genome:
- the NECAP2 gene encoding adaptin ear-binding coat-associated protein 2 isoform X1 — MEEGEYESVLCVKPEVHVYRIPPRATNRGYRAAEWQLDQPSWSGRLRITAKGQVAYIKLEDRTSGELFAQAPVDQFPGTAVESVMDSSRYFVIRIEDGNGRRAFIGIGFGDRGDAFDFNVALQDHFKWVKQQCEFAKQAENPDQGPKLDLSFKEGQTIKLNIANMKKKEGAAGPPRARPASTGGLSLLPPPPGGKTSTLIPPPGEQLSVAASIVQPAVAPSSDLETSIGGATVSWPQPKPAATATADIWGDFTKSTGYLKSPTPPYLTFPGPPPARLSQAQAGSSSDLSTTPFPHTTSGKELPHLGRRKEDEALPGQPLFGA, encoded by the exons GGCTGCGGAATGGCAGCTGGACCAGCCATCATGGAGTGGCCGGCTGCGGATCACTGCAAAAGGGCAGGTGGCTTACATCAAGCTGGAGGACAGGACCTCAG GGGAGCTCTTTGCTCAGGCCCCAGTGGATCAGTTTCCAGGCACAGCTGTGGAGAGCGTGATGGATTCCAGCAGGTACTTCGTTATCCGCATCGAAGATGGAAACG GGCGACGGGCGTTTATTGGAATTGGCTTCGGGGACCGAGGTGATGCCTTTGACTTCAATGTTGCCTTGCAGGACCATTTCAA GTGGGTGAAACAGCAGTGTGAATTTGCAAAACAAGCTGAGAACCCAGATCAAGGTCCCAAATTGGACCTAAGCTTCAAGGAGGGCCAGACCATCAAGCTCAACATTGCA AAcatgaagaagaaggaaggagcagCTGGGCCTCCCCGAGCCCGGCCCGCCAGCACAGGAGGACTGAgcctgcttccccctcccccaggggggAAAACCTCCACCCTGATCCCTCCCCCTGGGGAGCAGTTGTCTGTGGCGGCATCCATTGTCCAGCCAGCAGTTGCTCCCAGTTCAG aCTTGGAGACATCAATTGGAGGTGCCACTGTGTCCTGGCCGCAGCCCAAGCCTGCCGCTACTGCCACCGCCGACATCTGGGGAGACTTTACCAAATCCACAGG ATATCTGAAATCTCCCACCCCTCCCTATCTAACCTTTCCAGGTCCACCTCCAGCCAGACTCAGCCAGGCACAGGCTGGGTCCAGTTCTGACCTGAGCACAACTCCTTTTCCTCACACAACTTCTGGAAAGGAGCTGCCTCATCTGGGCAGAAGGAAGGAGGATGAAGCACTCCCTGGCCAGCCTCTGTTTGGAGCAtga